A window from Triticum aestivum cultivar Chinese Spring chromosome 6D, IWGSC CS RefSeq v2.1, whole genome shotgun sequence encodes these proteins:
- the LOC123142814 gene encoding uncharacterized protein: protein MWSLGTGGSRLCCGLSFGSGQTSTGTTGTERVKIVDEGFCFGLLDPVSNIVVSEAIAQTELALAVEEEEEDYSRGRRRPMLWCIFERSVDGLVAFLVALFPYLTNYRAVWYLNKADLDPLVAAGLVIQRRGMERTFGFQSDTTATAVGMALRCAAAAAQHHDPRKFALAWKILSPSLCKINTLLSPPYAARDPALIIDIWALLERPEPPALALEEAWELASKRHGSNLNNHAEMELQVPLLPTLRRVLLATIHGYYLEALAWLPKGKLRGSHQYHYSLLHASHCYGPLDPVSNIIVNTLWYAQAYPLTLEKKMEIEAISTRALLRIALRSLYGLISFLCTRHPTLTPGEAMQRLQLAGAYLQNADDRDGGVEEAEAYAAAANAARHPKPLEQAHFLGPSNSMLKGFSDLLEHNEPANVRPLFPGYFQALANCKPAQEAKNTNVLGPWAYNDVMRTIGNFWNEHNSAVGMAKSAIEMYNKKSQVQPSYEVHVVCGVNEYAGGCANPTKPFDGTCRCSHINFLATQTAAGTSPELFFAECSNVGSKEVLLCCPMAMPLPGTKQVRCLYCESRGRTIVHPTKESFLGRDKEFEKMLCGERQRANNEMISDSYYITVHLDNLEEDRIYGDYSCDSGHQEDVPLDDIN, encoded by the exons ATGTGGAGCCTTGGCACCGGCGGCAGCCGCCTTTGCTGCGGCCTTAGCTTCGGCAGCGGCCAGACCAGCACCGGCACCACCGGCACT GAGCGGGTGAAAATCGTCGACGAAGGCTTCTGCTTCGGCCTACTAGATCCGGTCTCCAACATCGTCGTGAGCGAAGCAATCGCCCAAACCGAGCTGGCCCTAGcggtggaggaggaagaggaggactaCTCGCGTGGTCGTCGGAGGCCGATGCTATGGTGCATTTTTGAGCGGTCGGTCGACGGCCTCGTCGCCTTCCTGGTGGCCCTCTTCCCCTACCTCACCAACTACAGGGCCGTGTGGTATCTCAACAAGGCCGATCTGGACCCCCTCGTGGCCGCCGGGCTCGTCATCCAGCGCCGCGGGATGGAGCGGACCTTCGGTTTCCAGTCTGACACGACCGCAACCGCCGTCGGAATGGCGCTCAggtgtgccgccgccgccgcccagcaccACGACCCGCGGAAGTTTGCTCTGGCGTGGAAGATACTGTCCCCTTCTCTGTGCAAGATCAACACCCTGCTTTCACCACCCTACGCGGCCCGAGACCCCGCTCTGATCATCGACATCTGGGCACTACTTGAGCGACCTGAACCACCGGCTCTTGCACTGGAGGAAGCCTGGGAGCTTGCCTCTAAACGACATGGAAGCAACCTGAATAACCATGCAGAGATGGAGCTGCAAGTACCGCTGCTGCCGACTTTGAGGCGTGTGCTTCTCGCCACCATCCATGGATACTATCTGGAGGCCCTTGCCTGGCTGCCCAAGGGCAAGCTGCGGGGCTCGCACCAGTACCATTACAGCCTGCTCCACGCCAGCCACTGCTATGGACCGCTGGACCCCGTCTCCAACATCATCGTTAATACCCTCTGGTATGCCCAAGCCTACCCTCTAACGCTAGAGAAAAAGATGGAGATCGAGGCCATCAGCACCCGAGCCCTGCTGCGGATCGCACTCCGATCCCTATATGGCCTCATCTCCTTCCTTTGCACACGCCACCCCACCCTCACGCCGGGCGAAGCCATGCAACGACTGCAGCTGGCCGGGGCCTATCTCCAAAATGCCGATGATCGCGATGGTGGTGTGGAAGAAGCCGAAGCCTACGCGGCTGCTGCCAATGCCGCACGCCACCCCAAACCTCTTGAACAGGCCCACTTCCTCGGACCATCTAATTCCATGCTCAAAGGCTTCTCAGATCTCCTCGAGCACAATGAACCTGCGAACGTCCGCCCATTGTTTCCGGGCTACTTCCAAGCTCTTGCCAACTGCAAACCTGCACAAGAAGCAAAAAACACCAACGTGTTAGGCCCGTGGGCTTACAATGATGTAATGAGAACGATAGGCAACTTCTGGAACGAGCACAACAGCGCCGTGGGAATGGCGAAATCTGCAATCGAAATGTACAACAAGAAAAGCCAG GTACAACCCAGCTACGAGGTCCATGTTGTCTGCGGTGTCAATGAGTACGCGGGTGGCTGTGCGAACCCAACGAAGCCCTTCGATGGCACGTGCCGTTGCTCTCACATCAACTTCCTTGCCACCCAAACCGCAGCAGGCACATCTCCAGAGCTCTTCTTTGCCGAGTGTAGCAACGTCGGCTCTAAGGAGGTGCTGTTGTGCTGTCCTATGGCTATGCCACTTCCAGGCACTA AGCAAGTCCGTTGCCTTTACTGTGAGTCTAGAGGGAGGACCATTGTGCACCCGACAAAGGAGAGTTTCCTCGGGCGTGACAAAGAGTTTGAGAAGATGCTCTGCGGTGAAAGACAGCGCGCCAACAATGAAATGATCTCTGACAGCTACTATATAACCGTGCATTTGGATAATCTGGAGGAGGACCGAATCTACGGCGATTACAGCTGCGACAGTGGACACCAAGAGGACGTGCCATTGGATGACATAAATTAA